A window of Leptospira johnsonii genomic DNA:
AGGAAAGGATCATGCCTTTCGATATCATTCCTCGGATCGTAACTTCTTTCGAATGGAAAAGAATGGAAGAAGGTCTCAAACAAAGGATACGCGCATTAAATCTTTTCATCCAAGATATATACGGAGATGAAAAGATCATTAAGGATGGAGTGATCCCTGCAGAGATCGTTTATAGCAGTTCCGGTTATTTAAAAGAATGTAAAGGGATTAAACCTCCAAAAGGGATTTGGATCCATATTACCGGAACGGATCTTGTGCGTGACGGGGATGGACAAATGCTTGTCCTTGAGGATAATTTACGTTGTCCTTCCGGTGTTTCTTATGTATTAGAAAATCGTGAAGTGATGAAAAAAACTTTCCCGGAACTTTTTGCGAGTCTTTCCGTAAGACCGATCTACGACTATCCGATCCGGCTTCGTGGGATGTTAGAGCATCTTTCCGATAAACCTAACCCGAATATTGGAGTTCTAACTCCTGGGATCTATAACTCTGCCTATTACGAACACAGTTTTCTCGCATCTCGTATGGGAGTTCCTTTGGTGGAAGGCACGGACCTTACTGTAAGAGACGATAAATTGTATATGAGGACTACCAAGGGCTTAAAGCAGGTGGATGTTCTATACAGAAGGATAGACGATACCTTTATGGATCCTAAAACTTTCCGCAAGGATTCTCTTCTGGGTGTTCCTGGTCTATTCGAAGTCTTTAAAAAAGGAAATGTTGCGCTTGCTAACGCTCCAGGAACCGGTGTTGCCGACGATAAGGTGATCTATTCCTATGTTCCGGATTTTATTAAGTATTATCTGGGAGAAGAGCCGATTATTCCTAACGTTCCTACGTATCTATGTTCTAGGGAGAATGACCTGAAATATGTCTGCGAGAATATAGGAAACCTAGTCGTAAAGGCGGCTAACGGAGCGGGAGGATATGGAATGATCATAGGTCCTGTCGCTAGCGAAAAGGAAAAAGAGGAATTCGTTGGGAAAGTTAAAGCAGACCCAAGAAATTATATAGCTCAACCTGTTTTGAGTTTATCCAGGATCCCTACGTTGATAGAGGATAAGTTAGAAGGAAGACATGTGGATCTAAGACCTTTTATCTTATACGGAGAAGAGATCTATGTGATGCCTGGCGGTTTGACCAGGGTTGCTTTGAGAAGAGGTTCCTTGGTTGTGAATTCTTCCCAAGGTGGCGGCTCTAAAGATACTTGGGTGATGGGTTAATATCAAAAAAAGAAGAAGAACTGGCAATCAGGGAAATACCAAAGCGGAACCGAAAAAAATCACAAAACTAGAGAGGTTTCCTAATGCTAAGCCGAGTCGCTGAATCCGTATATTGGATGAATCGTTATATGGAAAGGGCCGAGAATTATTCACGTTTTTTGGATGTGAATTTTCAGCTTTCCTTGGATCTGAACGAGGACTCCAACAGACAATGGATGCCTTTGGTGTATACCACCGGAGATAATGAATTATTTTCTAGAAAGTATAATATTCCTAGCAAAGAAAATGTGATCCATTTTATGAGTTTGGATATTGAAAATCCGAATTCTATCATGAACTGTTTGATTCGAGCTAGAGAAAACGCGAGGACCGTCCGAGAAAATATTTCCACTCCTATGTGGGAAGTGATCAACGAATTCTATCTTACGATA
This region includes:
- a CDS encoding circularly permuted type 2 ATP-grasp protein — encoded protein: MLLTNYQTDSFYDEMFSEEGGIRQSYHILKSRIEGMDDKELLKRKASAEKALLSLGITFNVYGDDEEEERIMPFDIIPRIVTSFEWKRMEEGLKQRIRALNLFIQDIYGDEKIIKDGVIPAEIVYSSSGYLKECKGIKPPKGIWIHITGTDLVRDGDGQMLVLEDNLRCPSGVSYVLENREVMKKTFPELFASLSVRPIYDYPIRLRGMLEHLSDKPNPNIGVLTPGIYNSAYYEHSFLASRMGVPLVEGTDLTVRDDKLYMRTTKGLKQVDVLYRRIDDTFMDPKTFRKDSLLGVPGLFEVFKKGNVALANAPGTGVADDKVIYSYVPDFIKYYLGEEPIIPNVPTYLCSRENDLKYVCENIGNLVVKAANGAGGYGMIIGPVASEKEKEEFVGKVKADPRNYIAQPVLSLSRIPTLIEDKLEGRHVDLRPFILYGEEIYVMPGGLTRVALRRGSLVVNSSQGGGSKDTWVMG